In Candidatus Eisenbacteria bacterium, a single genomic region encodes these proteins:
- a CDS encoding RDD family protein → MEERVKNNRPPGSPTSGEPHAGREEPPLDRRLVPADRAKRAGAFFIDWFIGFLLGMIPAIGWLAGSAYMLLRDGFSSGILDRRSLGKKAMRIRPVVLAGSPVTFAISARRNVIFAVPLLLLVIPVLGLVLAPAASIVILIIETGLVLTDRDGRRYGDRIAGTLVVESEG, encoded by the coding sequence ATGGAAGAGAGAGTGAAAAACAACCGGCCGCCGGGATCGCCGACGAGCGGAGAGCCGCATGCAGGCCGCGAGGAGCCGCCTCTCGACCGCAGGCTCGTCCCTGCGGATCGAGCCAAGCGGGCGGGCGCCTTCTTCATCGATTGGTTCATCGGGTTTCTTCTCGGGATGATCCCTGCGATCGGATGGCTGGCGGGGTCGGCCTACATGCTTCTCCGCGACGGTTTCTCGAGCGGGATCCTCGACCGCCGCAGTCTCGGGAAGAAGGCGATGCGCATCCGGCCGGTTGTGCTGGCCGGATCGCCGGTCACGTTTGCCATCTCGGCGCGCCGAAACGTCATCTTCGCGGTTCCGCTCCTTCTTCTCGTGATCCCCGTTCTCGGGCTCGTGCTCGCGCCCGCCGCGTCGATCGTGATCCTCATCATCGAGACCGGGCTCGTTCTCACGGATCGCGACGGCCGCCGTTACGGCGATCGTATCGCAGGGACGCTGGT